The Lycium ferocissimum isolate CSIRO_LF1 chromosome 1, AGI_CSIRO_Lferr_CH_V1, whole genome shotgun sequence genome includes a region encoding these proteins:
- the LOC132029563 gene encoding transcription factor WER-like has protein sequence MKEIIKKGAWSPEEDQKLTAYIMRYGIWNWNLMPKFAGLSRTGKSCRLRWMNYLRPDVKRGPFSMEEVEIVVNMYQELGTRWSAIAARLPGRTDNEVKNFFHTHLKHLKLKNIDSLVTSRTRSKRVPKKTKENVKINVDKPSPDVSSTPSSIITCEENQMMTMNLFQTYDEGDCYSISSLVDQRIIDMENRPIIMESNPETSTSEILLDHATSNSVKDSPISVCSSFDSFDQYFDTSSSWFDVLWDAQHLIF, from the exons ATGAAGGAGATAATAAAGAAGGGGGCATGGTCACCTGAGGAAGACCAAAAATTGACGGCTTAtatcatgagatatggcatttGGAATTGGAACCTCATGCCCAAATTTGCAG GGCTTTCAAGAACAGGAAAAAGTTGTAGACTTAGATGGATGAATTATCTCCGCCCTGATGTTAAGAGAGGGCCTTTTAGTATGGAAGAAGTAGAAATAGTCGTCAACATGTATCAGGAACTTGGAACTAG ATGGTCAGCCATTGCTGCAAGATTGCCAGGAAGAACAGACAACGAAGTTAAAAACTTCTTCCACACACACTTAAAGCAtctgaaattgaaaaatattgattCCCTGGTGACGTCTAGGACAAGAAGCAAAAGGGTACCGAAGAAAACCAAAGAAAATGTGAAGATAAATGTCGACAAACCATCACCTGATGTTTCTTCAACCCCCAGTAGCATAATTACATGTGAAGAAAATCAGATGATGACCATGAATTTATTTCAAACATACGACGAAGGGGATTGCTACAGCATTAGTTCACTTGTTGATCAACGAATTATTGACATGGAAAATAGGCCAATTATAATGGAGAGCAACCCAGAAACGTCAACATCTGAAATATTATTAGATCATGCTACTTCCAATTCAGTTAAGGACTCTCCCATTTCCGTTTGTTCGAGCTTCGACTCCTTCGACCAATACTTCGATACGAGTTCATCCTGGTTTGATGTACTTTGGGATGCCCAACATCTTATTTTCTGA